From a region of the Zingiber officinale cultivar Zhangliang chromosome 10B, Zo_v1.1, whole genome shotgun sequence genome:
- the LOC122028558 gene encoding probable receptor-like serine/threonine-protein kinase At5g57670, with the protein MRDTCRSSKSLKRLFSLTIRRRSKANDEGESTEIGEPKDTLLDPPSPFKPAWRCFSYEEICKATDGFCKENLVGRGGHAEVYRGATEDGREIAVKRLRRASTDEQREKDFLTELGTVGHACHPNVCGLLGCCIDRDLHLVFEFSSRGSVSSNLHDESSPVMAWKLRHAVALGTARGLHYLHKECPRRIIHRDIKAANILLTANFEPKISDFGLAKWLPSDCTHCSVTPIEGTFGCLAPEYFMHGIIDEKTDVFAFGVFLLELISGRKPVDGFHKSLLSWARPFLNEGKIEMLVDPRLGDNYDIGQLRRLCFPASLCIRATATLRPSMTEVLEMLVGGEISQDRWKVPEEEEDEEFWGFDDLDDDDENELDTPSTSSTGSSGRKFS; encoded by the exons ATGAGGGATACGTGTAGAAGCAGCAAAAGCCTCAAGCGCCTCTTCTCTCTAACCATCAGGAGAAGGAGCAAAGCTAATGATGAAGGAGAAAGCACAGAGATTGGCGAGCCGAAGGATACCCTGCTTGACCCCCCATCACCCTTCAAACCGGCTTGGAGATGCTTCTCCTACGAAGAAATCTGCAAAGCAACGGACGGATTCTGTAAAG AGAATTTGGTGGGCAGAGGAGGACACGCGGAGGTGTACCGGGGAGCGACGGAGGACGGACGGGAGATCGCCGTGAAGAGGCTCAGAAGAGCTTCAACCGACGAGCAACGAGAGAAGGACTTTTTGACAGAGCTCGGCACCGTCGGCCACGCCTGCCACCCCAACGTCTGCGGTCTCCTCGGCTGCTGCATCGACCGGGACCTCCATTTGGTTTTCGAGTTCTCGTCGCGTGGCTCCGTCTCTTCCAATCTCCATG ATGAGAGTTCGCCGGTGATGGCTTGGAAGTTGCGGCACGCCGTGGCGTTGGGCACAGCCCGGGGGCTCCATTACCTGCACAAAGAATGCCCAAGGAGGATCATCCACAGAGATATCAAGGCCGCTAATATACTCCTCACTGCAAATTTTGAACCAAAG ATTTCAGATTTTGGTTTGGCAAAGTGGCTGCCATCTGATTGCACTCATTGTTCCGTAACGCCGATCGAAGGAACATTTGG GTGCTTGGCACCCGAGTACTTCATGCATGGGATTATCGATGAGAAGACTGATGTCTTTGCATTTGGCGTTTTTCTATTAGAGCTCATATCTGGGAGGAAACCAGTGGACGGCTTTCATAAAAGCTTGCTTAGTTGG GCGAGACCTTTTCTTAACGAAGGCAAGATAGAAATGCTAGTTGATCCGAGATTAGGGGATAATTACGACATAGGACAGCTCAGAAGACTCTGTTTTCCAGCTTCTCTTTGTATCAGAGCAACGGCAACATTGCGCCCTTCCATGACTGAG GTTTTGGAGATGCTGGTAGGTGGAGAGATTTCACAAGATAGATGGAAGGTgccagaagaagaagaggatgaagaattTTGGGGCTTTGATGATCTCGACGACGATGATGAAAATGAATTGGATACCCCGTCCACATCTTCCACAGGCAGCTCTGGTCGAAAATTTTCTTAG
- the LOC122028875 gene encoding protein VERNALIZATION INSENSITIVE 3-like: protein MDPPFSGFVLDPSKCRKLSIEEKRELVHELSKWPDSAPEKLQTWSRRDLLEILCAEIGKERKYTGLTKQKMIEYLFKIVSEKKAGEPIKSTTDPAPPNPQPLPKRQRKNDHPLRLPVVANAANEAIATTRSCQNLACRATMNLEDAFCKRCSCCICHKYDDNKDPSLWLICSSEILSQGNSCQLSCHLECALKNERAGIVNTEKYPSLDGSYYCTHCGKVNDLLGSWKKQLMIAKDARRVDVLCYRISLSHRILRSTKKYQSLHEIVDSAMKKLEAEVGPINDLHSMARGIVNRLSVGAEVQRMCTLAIKSLDSLHSSAFRNYSHVQQASLASSSFIKIEVTSPTSVTLTLKFEDSSRLSQEMAGCNLWHRKAEMNEYPKEPILTVLEPVKSLSVTELTPGTDYMFKIVAFSNLCELGMWEVRVTTDVVSTDDPSGFTPEINAPKSHCQSPKTNSSGISNPSEGDESHNNGTTFTDLNKSPESCFHYFEKSEMHGSEKFSVHVDPDTVNQNTEFNSIVRRAKGVEAEATPGYSDSAVDDEMNSTVQTESHRDSIMSVENIQVSDLPKSDNISNVPNANVMAIVPFGNPDQTLPVTPMRLENSKEVSGRGSKLKPSNTSLQNGPTIPETVPASSSKKRGREKFVEICTKDGTLEGSYEYCVKVIRWLECEGHIETNFRVKFLTWFSLRATPQERRIVTVYVDTLIDDPASLAGQLVDTFSETISCSKKPPQVPSGFCMKLWH from the exons ATGGATCCGCCTTTCTCCG GATTTGTACTCGACCCATCTAAATGCCGCAAGTTGAGTATagaagagaagagagagcttgtcCATGAATTGTCCAAGTGGCCAGACAGTGCTCCGGAGAAGCTACAAACTTGGAGCAGGAGAGATCTACTAGAGATACTTTGTGCAGAaataggaaaagagaggaagtaCACGGGCTTAACAAAACAGAAGATGATAGAGTACCTTTTTAAAATTGTTTCAGAGAAAAAAGCTGGAGAACCCATCAAGTCAACTACGGACCCAGCTCCCCCTAACCCTCAACCCCTGCCAAAAAGACAGAGGAAGAATGATCACCCTTTGCGTCTACCTGTTGTTGCAAATGCAGCGAATGAAGCTATCGCTACCACAAGATCCTGTCAGAATCTAGCATGCAGAGCTACCATGAATCTTGAGGATGCATTTTGTAAGCGTTGCTCCTGTTGTATCTGCCATAAGTATGATGACAATAAGGACCCTAGTCTTTGGTTAATCTGTAGTTCAGAAATTCTTTCTCAAGGTAATTCATGTCAACTGTCATGCCATCTTGAGTGTGCGCTGAAGAATGAAAGAGCTGGTATTGTGAATACTGAGAAGTACCCAAGTTTGGATGGGAGCTACTACTGCACGCATTGTGGAAAAGTGAACGACTTGCTTGG GAGCTGGAAAAAGCAGCTCATGATTGCTAAAGATGCACGACGAGTGGATGTATTGTGTTACCGGATTTCTCTCTCTCATAGGATTCTTCGCTCAACCAAGAAGTATCAGAGTTTGCATGAGATAGTTGATTCAGCAATGAAGAAACTGGAGGCTGAAGTTGGACCTATTAATGATTTACATAGCATGGCACGGGGAATTGTCAATAGACTCTCTGTTGGTGCTGAAGTTCAGAGAATGTGTACTTTGGCTATCAAGTCACTAGATTCTTTGCACTCCTCCGCCTTTCGTAACTATTCCCATGTTCAAC AAGCAAGTTTGGCATCCTCTAGCTTCATCAAGATTGAAGTCACATCCCCAACTTCAGTTACTTTGACATTGAAGTTTGAAGATAGCTCGAGATTATCCCAAGAGATGGCTGGTTGCAACTTATGGCACCGGAAAGCTGAGATGAACGAATACCCTAAAGAACCAATCTTGACTGTACTTGAGCCAGTGAAGAGTCTTTCAGTAACAGAATTGACTCCAGGTACAGACTACATGTTTAAGATAGTAGCCTTCAGCAACCTGTGTGAGCTAGGCATGTGGGAGGTCAGAGTAACAACTGATGTCGTCTCAACAGATGATCCCAGTGGCTTTACTCCAGAGATAAATGCGCCGAAATCACATTGTCAAAGTCCAAAAACAAACAGCAGTGGCATATCTAACCCGTCAGAGGGAGATGAATCCCATAACAATGGCACCACATTTACTGACCTCAACAAGTCACCAGAAAGTTGTTTTCACTATTTTGAGAAGTCTGAGATGCATGGCTCAGAGAAATTCTCAGTCCATGTTGACCCAGATACAGTCAATCAAAACACTGAATTCAACAGCATTGTTAGACGAGCAAAAGGTGTTGAAGCTGAGGCAACACCTGGTTACTCTGATTCTGCTGTAGACGATGAGATGAACTCAACAGTTCAAACTGAGTCCCATAGGGACTCCATTATGTCAGTGGAAAATATCCAGGTATCTGACCTCCCTAAATCAGATAACATATCTAATGTGCCAAATGCAAATGTGATGGCTATTGTTCCATTTGGGAATCCAGATCAAACTCTACCTGTTACTCCCATGCGGCTGGAAAATAGCAAGGAAGTTTCTGGGAGAGGTAGCAAATTGAAACCGAGCAATACTTCACTCCAGAATGGTCCAACGATTCCAGAGACTGTGCCAGCAAGTTCTTCAAAGAAAAGAGGTAGGGAAAAATTTGTTGAAATATGTACGAAGGATGGAACACTAGAAGGATCCTACGAGTACTGTGTGAAAGTGATCAGGTGGCTGGAATGTGAAGGCCACATTGAGACCAACTTCAGGGTGAAGTTTCTTACTTGGTTCAGCTTACGAGCTACGCCTCAGGAGAGAAGGATAGTCACTGTTTATGTTGATACTCTGATCGATGATCCAGCTAGCCTCGCAGGGCAGTTGGTGGATACTTTCTCCGAAACAATCAGCTGCAGTAAGAAACCACCACAGGTGCCTAGTGGCTTCTGTATGAAGTTGTGGCATTAA
- the LOC122030196 gene encoding AAA-ATPase At5g57480-like yields MEFWTSLASLMGVFAFFQSILHAVFPLELRFAAVKIFHRVFCCFSTYCYFDITEMDGVNTNELYHAVQIYLSRSASIAASRLSLSRGLNSSAFTFGLTNNDRLVDTFRGAIATWEHAVTQRQSQSFSWRPLPEEKRSFTLRIKKKDKAIILPAYLDHIMETANELRRRNQDRLLYTNSRGGSMESRGFPWESVPFKHPSTFETLAMDPSRKELIMADLTDFAEGKTFYEKRGRAWKRGYLLYGPPGTGKSSMIAAMANYLGYDIYDLELTEVHTNSELRKLLMKTTSKSIIVIEDIDCSLNLTNRISKKASPSADASSDLRPVGGSEDGGAGAKTITLSGLLNFTDGLWSCCGSERIFVFTTNHIEKLDPALVRSGRMDMHIHMSHCSFPALKILMTNYLGFDDTEFDDKTETSDLMRELADVIDDAEMTPADVSEVLIKNRRREKEAAAGELLDVLKERVEKRKKKKPTGEEMEEEEQEKRALESTSSESDQMMDSCDGKEEKGEGEQV; encoded by the coding sequence ATGGAGTTCTGGACTTCTCTGGCTTCTCTCATGGGAGTTTTTGCCTTCTTCCAGAGCATCCTACACGCCGTGTTTCCGCTGGAGCTGCGCTTCGCAGCGGTAAAGATCTTCCACCGCGTGTTCTGCTGTTTTTCCACGTACTGCTACTTCGACATCACCGAGATGGACGGCGTGAACACCAACGAGCTCTACCACGCCGTGCAGATCTACCTCAGCCGGTCCGCCTCCATTGCCGCCTCCCGGCTCAGTCTCTCCCGCGGCCTCAACTCTTCTGCCTTCACCTTCGGGCTCACCAACAACGACCGGCTCGTGGACACCTTCCGAGGCGCCATCGCCACATGGGAGCACGCCGTCACACAGCGCCAGTCGCAGTCCTTCTCCTGGCGGCCGCTGCCGGAGGAGAAACGTAGCTTCACgcttcggatcaagaagaaggacaaGGCCATTATCCTTCCGGCCTACCTCGACCACATCATGGAGACGGCCAACGAGCTCCGCCGCCGGAACCAGGATCGGCTACTGTACACCAATTCGCGCGGCGGGTCAATGGAGTCCCGCGGATTCCCGTGGGAATCTGTACCCTTCAAGCACCCCAGCACATTCGAAACCCTCGCCATGGACCCCTCCCGGAAGGAGCTCATCATGGCCGACCTCACGGATTTCGCGGAAGGGAAGACCTTCTATGAGAAGAGAGGCCGCGCGTGGAAGCGTGGCTACTTACTCTACGGCCCGCCGGGCACTGGCAAGTCGAGCATGATCGCCGCCATGGCAAATTACCTCGGCTACGACATCTACGATCTCGAGCTCACCGAGGTTCACACCAACTCCGAGCTCCGAAAACTCCTGATGAAAACCACCTCCAAATCGATCATCGTCATTGAAGACATTGACTGCTCTCTCAACCTCACGAACCGGATTTCAAAGAAGGCATCTCCTTCTGCGGATGCCTCGTCGGACTTGAGGCCGGTGGGCGGATCAGAGGATGGCGGCGCCGGCGCCAAGACGATAACTTTGTCGGGGCTGCTGAATTTTACCGACGGGCTCTGGTCGTGCTGCGGCAGCGAGCGTATATTTGTGTTCACCACCAACCACATCGAGAAGCTCGACCCGGCGCTGGTGCGGTCGGGGAGGATGGACATGCACATTCACATGAGCCATTGCTCGTTTCCGGCATTGAAGATCCTCATGACGAACTACTTGGGCTTCGACGACACAGAGTTCGATGACAAGACGGAGACCAGTGACTTAATGAGAGAATTGGCAGATGTGATCGACGACGCCGAGATGACTCCGGCCGATGTTAGCGAGGTCTTGATCAAGAACCGACGGCGGGAGAAGGAAGCGGCGGCAGGGGAACTGCTCGACGTTCTGAAGGAACGGgtggagaagagaaagaaaaaaaagccGACCGGCGAGGAaatggaggaagaagagcaggaaAAGAGGGCGTTGGAGAGCACCTCGAGTGAGAGTGATCAGATGATGGATAGCTGCGATGGGAAAGAAGAGAAGGGGGAGGGAGAGCAGGTTTAG